A window from Roseburia sp. 499 encodes these proteins:
- a CDS encoding TlyA family RNA methyltransferase: MKERLDVLLVQRGLAPSREKAKVMIMEGNVFVAGQREDKAGTSFDDKVEIEVRGNTLKYVSRGGLKLEKAMANFGISLEDKICMDIGASTGGFTDCMLQNGAKKVYAVDVGYGQFAWKLRQDERVVCMEKTNIRYVTPEDIDDILDFASVDVSFISLTKVLPAAKELLTEQGEMVCLIKPQFEAGKEKVGKKGVVRDSKVHEEVIEKVISFAQEIGFGIKNLEFSPIKGPEGNIEYLVYIQKGMESQEGPVDIKAVVAQAHSTLA; encoded by the coding sequence ATGAAAGAAAGATTGGATGTATTGCTGGTACAGCGTGGACTGGCACCTTCGCGAGAGAAAGCAAAGGTCATGATTATGGAAGGAAATGTGTTCGTAGCAGGACAGCGGGAAGACAAGGCAGGAACTTCCTTTGATGATAAAGTAGAAATAGAAGTAAGAGGAAATACACTTAAGTATGTAAGCCGTGGTGGACTTAAGTTAGAAAAAGCAATGGCGAACTTTGGTATTTCCCTTGAAGACAAGATTTGCATGGATATTGGCGCCTCTACAGGAGGTTTTACAGATTGTATGCTTCAAAATGGAGCAAAAAAAGTATATGCAGTCGATGTGGGATATGGACAGTTTGCCTGGAAATTAAGACAGGATGAACGTGTGGTATGTATGGAAAAAACAAATATCCGCTATGTAACACCGGAGGATATTGATGATATTTTAGATTTTGCATCGGTAGATGTATCTTTTATTTCTCTTACCAAAGTGCTTCCGGCAGCAAAGGAATTGTTAACGGAGCAAGGTGAGATGGTATGCTTGATTAAACCGCAGTTTGAAGCGGGGAAGGAAAAGGTTGGAAAAAAAGGAGTAGTAAGAGATTCAAAGGTGCATGAAGAAGTAATTGAAAAGGTGATTTCCTTTGCACAAGAAATTGGTTTTGGAATAAAGAATCTGGAGTTTTCCCCGATTAAGGGACCGGAAGGTAACATAGAGTATCTTGTATACATTCAAAAGGGCATGGAGAGTCAGGAGGGGCCGGTAGACATAAAGGCTGTAGTAGCACAGGCGCACAGCACACTGGCATAA
- a CDS encoding pseudouridine synthase, translating to MTEPIRINKYLSEAGVCSRREADRQIEAGHVTINGRKAVMGDKVAPGDIVLFGKKQVSKEEEIILLAVNKPRGIVCTAEKRERDNIVDFVNYPKRVYPVGRLDKESRGLILMTNQGELVNKMMRSGNLHEKEYIVRVNRDITKEFLEKMAAGVYLEELDATTRPCPVEQLGKRTFRIILTQGMNRQIRRMCEKFHYRVVDLKRTRIMNIRLGDLKEGTYRKISQEEWKELQELIKDSSNETVIPKW from the coding sequence ATGACAGAACCAATAAGGATAAATAAGTATTTAAGTGAAGCAGGGGTATGTTCCCGACGGGAAGCAGACCGACAGATTGAGGCGGGCCATGTTACTATTAATGGAAGAAAAGCCGTAATGGGCGATAAGGTGGCACCAGGGGACATAGTGCTGTTTGGAAAGAAGCAGGTATCAAAAGAAGAGGAGATAATTCTTCTGGCGGTGAATAAGCCGAGAGGAATTGTATGTACAGCGGAAAAGCGGGAAAGGGATAATATTGTAGATTTTGTAAATTATCCCAAAAGGGTTTATCCGGTTGGACGTTTGGACAAAGAATCAAGAGGTCTGATTCTGATGACAAATCAAGGCGAGCTGGTCAATAAAATGATGCGAAGCGGTAATCTGCATGAAAAAGAGTATATCGTAAGGGTCAACCGGGATATAACAAAGGAATTTCTGGAAAAAATGGCAGCCGGAGTATATCTGGAAGAATTGGATGCCACTACAAGACCATGTCCGGTAGAACAGTTGGGGAAACGTACTTTTCGAATTATTTTGACCCAAGGAATGAATCGACAGATTCGTCGAATGTGCGAGAAGTTTCATTATCGTGTAGTAGATTTAAAACGTACTCGTATTATGAATATACGATTAGGAGATTTGAAAGAGGGAACCTACCGGAAAATATCGCAGGAAGAATGGAAGGAGTTACAGGAACTTATCAAGGATTCTTCAAATGAAACAGTAATTCCGAAGTGGTAA
- a CDS encoding SH3 domain-containing protein, protein MKNSLNENKKFDFSKINIDTIVTFCRNNVRYVSAGVLTVILVVVLAVTATNSGKTDGKEATKQEQVADAQDAYEVNKNEELNTLISKYYELCAAGNVDELANVATPVSDMEKSYIQMMSGYVESYNNIDCYTKKGLEENSYLVSATYEMKFNGVEGTVPGMEFFYVRTNENGSLYIDNLYSSFNSEMEEQETDAEVDALIEKFKEASDVKELQADFQNRYTQTITNDANLENMVNTVTEGIKSWAANYVAQQQAAAEQAAAQAAAEQAAAEQAAAEQAAAEQAAAQAAAEQAAAEQAAAQAAAEQAAAAEQAAQQQQENNNGLNYLPEGTTLTANDAYNIRVSMSETSDKVGTTAIGDTIKVILSYEEGWTKVEWNGKTGFIKTDLLLNN, encoded by the coding sequence ATGAAGAACTCTTTGAATGAGAATAAAAAATTTGATTTTTCTAAGATTAATATAGATACAATAGTTACATTTTGCAGAAATAATGTAAGGTACGTTTCAGCCGGAGTACTGACTGTGATTTTAGTGGTTGTGCTAGCGGTAACAGCAACTAATAGTGGGAAAACAGACGGAAAGGAAGCAACAAAGCAAGAGCAGGTTGCAGATGCGCAGGATGCATATGAAGTAAATAAAAATGAAGAATTGAATACTCTTATTAGTAAGTATTATGAATTATGTGCAGCTGGTAATGTAGATGAGCTTGCGAATGTAGCAACGCCTGTTTCTGATATGGAGAAAAGCTATATTCAGATGATGAGTGGTTATGTAGAAAGCTATAATAATATTGATTGTTATACTAAGAAGGGATTGGAAGAGAATTCTTATCTGGTATCAGCAACTTATGAAATGAAGTTCAATGGAGTAGAAGGAACTGTTCCGGGAATGGAATTTTTTTATGTAAGAACCAATGAGAATGGTAGCCTTTATATTGATAATTTATACAGCTCTTTTAACAGTGAGATGGAAGAACAGGAAACGGATGCAGAAGTTGATGCCTTGATAGAGAAATTTAAAGAAGCTTCTGATGTAAAGGAATTACAGGCTGATTTCCAGAATCGTTATACACAGACGATTACAAACGATGCAAATCTTGAGAATATGGTAAATACTGTAACCGAAGGAATTAAGAGTTGGGCAGCTAATTATGTAGCACAACAGCAAGCAGCGGCAGAGCAGGCAGCAGCGCAAGCAGCGGCAGAACAAGCGGCAGCAGAGCAAGCAGCAGCGGAACAAGCAGCGGCGGAACAAGCAGCGGCGCAAGCGGCGGCAGAACAGGCGGCAGCGGAACAAGCAGCAGCGCAAGCGGCGGCAGAACAAGCAGCAGCGGCGGAGCAGGCAGCTCAACAACAGCAGGAAAATAATAATGGTTTGAATTACCTTCCGGAAGGGACTACATTAACTGCAAATGATGCTTATAATATCAGAGTATCTATGAGTGAGACTTCTGATAAAGTAGGGACTACAGCAATTGGAGATACCATTAAGGTTATCTTGAGTTATGAAGAAGGCTGGACTAAGGTAGAATGGAACGGAAAAACAGGATTTATTAAGACAGATCTTCTGTTAAATAATTAA
- a CDS encoding Asp23/Gls24 family envelope stress response protein: protein MAEDRKAYMIKDGNLGEVRIADEVVAIIAGLAATEVEGVSSMAGNITNELVSKLGMKNLSKGIKVEVMDNVVSVDVSLHIKFGFVIPEVSAKVQERVKTAIENMTGLEVCGVNVRIAGVEMEKSK from the coding sequence ATGGCTGAAGATAGAAAAGCATATATGATAAAAGATGGTAATTTAGGAGAGGTACGCATTGCAGACGAAGTAGTTGCAATTATTGCAGGACTTGCAGCAACAGAAGTGGAAGGCGTAAGTTCCATGGCAGGAAACATTACCAATGAATTGGTAAGCAAGCTGGGAATGAAGAATCTTTCTAAGGGAATCAAAGTAGAAGTAATGGACAATGTGGTAAGTGTTGATGTTTCCCTTCATATTAAGTTCGGTTTTGTGATTCCGGAAGTATCTGCAAAGGTACAGGAACGTGTAAAAACTGCCATTGAAAATATGACCGGATTGGAAGTTTGCGGAGTTAATGTGAGAATTGCCGGTGTAGAGATGGAAAAGAGCAAGTAA
- the xseB gene encoding exodeoxyribonuclease VII small subunit: MGEQEQTLEEIFQELEGIIEKMQQREVSLEDSFCLYEQGIQKLKQCNDKIDYVEKQMLLLNGQGELEPLDAE; this comes from the coding sequence ATGGGAGAACAGGAACAGACATTAGAAGAAATCTTTCAGGAGTTGGAAGGTATTATTGAAAAGATGCAGCAAAGAGAAGTATCCCTTGAGGATTCTTTTTGCCTATATGAGCAAGGGATACAGAAATTGAAACAGTGTAATGATAAAATAGATTATGTAGAAAAACAGATGCTTCTGTTAAATGGTCAGGGAGAATTGGAACCATTGGATGCGGAATAG
- the dxs gene encoding 1-deoxy-D-xylulose-5-phosphate synthase codes for MVLEKINKPNDIKKLTNAELPVLADEIRDFLIHKIAENGGHLASNLGVVELTMALHLAFELPEDKIIWDVGHQSYTHKLLTGRKAGFDELRKYGGMSGFPKRQESECDSFDTGHSSTSISAGLGYAEARELTGEDYHVISVIGDGALTGGMAYEALNNASRMKSNFIIVLNDNNMSISENVGGLSRHLGNLRTTDAYKDLKTGVTNSLSKIPVYGERMVSQIRRTKSGIKQLFIPGMIFEDMGITYLGPVDGHDIPAMLRIFKEAVKVDGAVVVHVMTRKGKGYLPAERHPARFHGAQPFEIETGLPANPRTVANYTDIFSTVMRKLGDRDEKVVAITAAMGDGTGLKRFHNMFPERFFDVGIAEEHAVTFAAGLAAAGLKPIVAIYSSFLQRAYDQILHDVCIQDLPVVFAIDRAGLVGSDGETHQGIFDLSYLSTIPNMTIMAPKNKWELSDMVKFAVKYQHPISIRYPRGEAYDGLKEFRAPITFGKSEVIRQESQIALLAVGSMVKTAVEVREILKSMGYQCSLINARFVKPLDTKVLEELTHEHELLVTMEENVISGGFGEHVVRYMNERDSKESQMKVINIAIPDEYVEHGNVEILRKEVGIDKESIVKKIVAEYAKIRERL; via the coding sequence ATGGTATTAGAAAAAATAAATAAGCCTAATGATATAAAAAAGCTGACAAATGCAGAATTACCTGTTCTTGCAGATGAAATACGTGATTTCCTCATTCATAAAATTGCAGAGAATGGTGGGCATCTGGCATCAAACCTTGGCGTAGTGGAACTTACTATGGCATTGCATCTGGCGTTTGAACTGCCGGAAGACAAGATTATCTGGGATGTGGGACATCAGTCTTATACTCATAAATTGTTGACAGGGCGAAAGGCAGGATTCGATGAACTGCGAAAATATGGTGGCATGAGTGGCTTCCCTAAGCGTCAGGAAAGTGAGTGTGACAGCTTTGATACCGGGCATAGTTCCACTTCCATTTCAGCAGGACTTGGCTATGCAGAGGCAAGAGAATTGACTGGAGAGGACTATCATGTAATATCTGTAATCGGAGATGGAGCACTGACAGGAGGAATGGCATATGAAGCGTTGAATAATGCTTCCCGTATGAAAAGTAATTTTATTATCGTATTGAATGATAACAATATGTCTATTTCAGAAAATGTGGGTGGACTTTCCAGGCATCTTGGAAATTTACGTACTACAGATGCATATAAGGATTTGAAAACAGGAGTAACCAATTCTCTTAGTAAGATTCCTGTATATGGGGAGCGCATGGTTTCTCAGATACGTCGAACAAAGAGTGGTATAAAACAATTGTTTATTCCGGGCATGATATTTGAAGATATGGGAATTACCTATTTGGGGCCTGTGGATGGTCATGATATTCCTGCAATGCTTCGGATTTTTAAAGAAGCGGTCAAGGTAGATGGTGCCGTTGTAGTGCATGTTATGACGCGCAAGGGCAAGGGATACCTTCCGGCGGAACGCCATCCGGCAAGATTCCATGGAGCACAACCATTTGAAATTGAAACGGGTCTTCCGGCAAATCCAAGGACAGTAGCAAATTATACAGATATATTTTCTACTGTTATGCGAAAACTCGGTGACAGGGATGAAAAGGTAGTTGCGATAACAGCAGCTATGGGGGATGGAACTGGATTAAAACGGTTTCACAATATGTTCCCGGAGCGTTTCTTTGATGTGGGAATTGCAGAAGAACATGCAGTAACATTCGCTGCCGGCCTTGCAGCCGCAGGGTTAAAGCCGATTGTAGCCATTTATTCCTCTTTTTTGCAAAGAGCGTATGACCAGATTCTACATGATGTCTGTATTCAGGATTTGCCCGTAGTGTTTGCCATAGACCGGGCAGGATTGGTAGGAAGTGATGGTGAAACACATCAAGGAATTTTTGATTTATCCTACCTGTCAACGATTCCCAATATGACAATTATGGCACCTAAGAATAAATGGGAACTTTCGGATATGGTGAAATTTGCAGTGAAATATCAGCATCCTATTTCCATACGTTATCCGAGAGGAGAAGCCTATGACGGTTTAAAGGAATTTCGTGCTCCTATTACGTTTGGGAAAAGTGAAGTGATTAGGCAGGAAAGTCAGATTGCACTTCTGGCAGTTGGTAGTATGGTGAAAACAGCTGTTGAAGTAAGAGAGATTTTAAAAAGTATGGGTTATCAATGTTCGCTCATTAATGCAAGGTTTGTAAAGCCATTAGATACAAAAGTGTTAGAAGAATTAACACATGAACATGAACTGTTGGTTACGATGGAAGAAAATGTAATAAGTGGCGGATTTGGTGAACATGTGGTACGATATATGAATGAAAGAGATTCAAAAGAGTCTCAAATGAAAGTCATTAACATTGCTATTCCGGATGAATATGTAGAACATGGTAATGTGGAGATTTTAAGAAAAGAAGTCGGTATTGATAAAGAATCCATAGTGAAAAAAATTGTAGCGGAATATGCTAAAATACGGGAAAGGTTATAG
- the ligA gene encoding NAD-dependent DNA ligase LigA gives MDKKQAEARIEELRKQIEYHNNRYYNMDSPEITDYEYDMMMQELKKMEKEFPELVTKDSPTQKVGGTAKREAGVQVAHNVPMLSLQDVFSKEEVDEFVEQMQEQLDNPEFVVEYKIDGLSMALRYEEGELKLALTRGDGVTFGEDVTENAKVIPDVKKKLKVPTEYLEIRGEVYMKNADFDRVNEMQELNGKKTFANPRNCAAGTLRQLDSRITKERGLSMFIFNIQQVRGMEFKTHTEGYEYLKKNGIHVIDDYKVCHTKEEVWDAICAIGENRGNLAYDIDGAVVKLNSLADREKLGNTSKVPRWAVAYKYPPEEKETKLLDIELSVGRTGRITPTAIFEPVRLCGTSVSRATLHNQDFIDELDIRIGDTIQVYKSGEIIPKVRKVIKEKRPEGTVPFKIPDVCPVCGAKTQREKDTADIKCTSPNCPAQLERHIINFVGRDAMDIKGFGTVYIEELVRLGYIKDVADIYTLREHREELIEQGIIGKEKNTDKLLAAIEKSKENDAYQLLTGLGIPNVGKAAAKAILKEFKNMETLEHATMEELQNVNDIGEVSARCITDFFANEKNKVLMERMRSYGVNMQALETVGAGTKLEGMTFVITGTLPTMDRKEAAAMIEKQGGKVSGSVSKKTTYLLAGESAGSKLTKAQELGINIIDEAQFLAMIEEA, from the coding sequence ATGGATAAGAAGCAGGCAGAAGCAAGAATTGAAGAATTGAGAAAACAGATAGAGTATCACAATAATCGGTATTACAACATGGACAGTCCGGAAATTACTGACTATGAGTATGACATGATGATGCAGGAATTAAAGAAGATGGAAAAGGAATTCCCGGAGCTGGTAACCAAGGATTCCCCTACCCAGAAGGTAGGCGGAACAGCGAAAAGAGAGGCTGGTGTACAGGTTGCTCACAATGTACCAATGCTGAGCCTTCAGGATGTATTTTCCAAGGAAGAAGTAGATGAATTCGTAGAGCAGATGCAGGAGCAACTTGATAATCCTGAATTTGTTGTAGAGTATAAAATAGATGGTCTTTCCATGGCGCTTCGCTATGAAGAAGGGGAATTAAAACTTGCCCTAACTCGTGGAGATGGTGTTACTTTTGGAGAAGACGTTACAGAAAATGCAAAAGTAATTCCTGATGTGAAAAAGAAATTAAAAGTTCCCACAGAGTATTTGGAAATCCGTGGAGAGGTCTATATGAAAAACGCGGACTTTGACCGGGTTAATGAAATGCAGGAACTGAATGGAAAAAAAACATTTGCAAATCCGAGAAATTGTGCGGCAGGAACACTTCGTCAGTTAGACAGTAGAATTACAAAAGAGCGTGGACTCTCTATGTTTATTTTTAATATCCAACAGGTGCGTGGAATGGAATTTAAGACACACACAGAAGGATATGAGTATCTAAAGAAAAACGGAATACATGTCATCGACGATTATAAAGTATGTCATACTAAGGAAGAAGTATGGGATGCGATTTGTGCTATCGGAGAAAATCGGGGAAATCTTGCATATGACATTGATGGTGCGGTGGTAAAACTGAACTCCTTGGCAGACAGAGAAAAGTTAGGGAATACTTCCAAGGTACCAAGGTGGGCAGTTGCATATAAGTATCCACCAGAGGAAAAAGAAACAAAATTGTTGGATATTGAATTGTCAGTAGGAAGAACCGGAAGGATTACACCGACGGCGATTTTTGAACCGGTACGGTTGTGTGGGACAAGCGTCTCAAGAGCGACCCTTCATAATCAAGACTTTATTGATGAATTAGATATCCGAATTGGCGATACCATACAGGTATATAAGTCAGGCGAGATTATTCCAAAGGTGCGAAAGGTAATCAAAGAAAAACGTCCGGAAGGAACAGTGCCATTTAAAATTCCGGATGTCTGTCCGGTCTGTGGGGCGAAGACGCAGCGGGAAAAAGATACTGCAGATATCAAATGTACATCACCAAACTGTCCGGCACAGTTAGAACGCCATATCATTAATTTTGTGGGTCGAGATGCTATGGATATCAAAGGTTTTGGTACCGTTTATATTGAAGAACTGGTACGATTGGGTTATATTAAAGATGTGGCAGATATTTATACCTTAAGAGAGCATCGGGAAGAACTGATTGAACAGGGAATCATCGGAAAAGAGAAAAATACCGATAAGTTATTGGCTGCTATTGAAAAATCAAAAGAAAATGATGCGTATCAGTTATTGACCGGATTGGGAATTCCGAATGTGGGAAAGGCTGCTGCCAAGGCAATTTTAAAAGAATTTAAGAATATGGAAACATTAGAACACGCTACCATGGAAGAACTTCAGAATGTGAATGATATTGGAGAAGTAAGTGCCAGATGCATTACTGACTTTTTTGCAAATGAAAAAAATAAAGTGTTAATGGAACGAATGCGAAGCTATGGAGTAAATATGCAAGCATTAGAAACGGTAGGAGCAGGAACCAAGTTAGAAGGTATGACTTTTGTGATTACCGGAACATTACCAACCATGGATAGAAAAGAAGCAGCTGCCATGATAGAAAAGCAGGGTGGAAAAGTATCCGGTTCCGTTTCAAAAAAGACAACTTATCTTTTAGCAGGAGAAAGTGCAGGAAGTAAACTGACAAAAGCGCAGGAACTTGGTATCAATATCATAGATGAAGCGCAGTTTCTGGCTATGATTGAAGAAGCATAA
- the metA gene encoding homoserine O-acetyltransferase MetA has product MPIKVQSGLPAREKLEWENVFTMDENRAMHQDIRPIEVGILNLMPLKEDTELQILRALSNTPLQVDVTFVTVSSHESKNTSVSHLNKFYNTFAEIKDRKFDGFIITGAPVEQMEYEEVDYWKEFEEICEWTKTNVTSTMHLCWGAQAGLYYHYGIPKHMLEHKMFGLFEHRVSNRKVPLVRGFDDCFLAPHSRHTEVRKEDIEKVPELTILAESEKAGVFLVMDETGKKIFVMGHPEYDRMTLHTEYMRDKEKGLDIQVPENYYENDDCTVKPNLVWRSHANALYTNWLNYYVYQTTPYEYITVPQKK; this is encoded by the coding sequence ATGCCAATTAAGGTTCAAAGCGGATTACCCGCAAGAGAAAAACTAGAATGGGAAAATGTATTTACAATGGATGAGAATCGGGCGATGCATCAGGATATTCGTCCGATAGAAGTAGGAATATTGAATTTGATGCCGTTAAAGGAAGATACGGAATTGCAGATATTACGGGCCCTTTCCAATACTCCGTTGCAGGTGGATGTTACTTTTGTAACGGTATCTAGTCATGAGTCCAAGAATACATCTGTGAGCCATTTGAATAAGTTTTACAATACTTTTGCAGAAATAAAGGATAGAAAGTTTGATGGTTTCATTATTACCGGAGCACCGGTAGAACAGATGGAATATGAAGAGGTAGATTATTGGAAAGAGTTTGAAGAAATCTGTGAGTGGACGAAAACAAATGTAACATCTACCATGCATCTGTGCTGGGGTGCGCAGGCAGGCCTTTATTATCATTATGGAATACCGAAGCATATGCTGGAGCATAAGATGTTTGGATTATTCGAACATAGAGTAAGTAACCGTAAGGTTCCGCTGGTGCGTGGATTCGACGATTGTTTCTTGGCACCACACTCCAGACATACCGAAGTGCGGAAAGAAGATATTGAGAAAGTACCGGAGCTGACCATTCTGGCTGAATCAGAAAAAGCAGGTGTATTTCTGGTAATGGATGAAACCGGAAAGAAAATATTCGTTATGGGACATCCGGAATATGACCGTATGACGTTGCATACAGAATATATGCGTGACAAGGAAAAGGGATTGGACATTCAGGTGCCGGAAAATTACTACGAAAACGATGATTGCACCGTAAAACCTAATCTGGTATGGCGTTCCCATGCCAATGCGCTTTACACCAACTGGCTGAATTATTATGTTTACCAGACTACTCCATATGAGTATATTACAGTTCCGCAGAAGAAATAG
- the xseA gene encoding exodeoxyribonuclease VII large subunit, whose product MTKNVYTVGQVNAYIKNMFAQDFMMNRIYVKGEVSNCKYHTSGHIYFTLKDETGALTAVMFAGSRKGLTFPMKNGDNVIVLGSISVYERDGKYQLYAKEIILDGAGLLYQKFEELKKELEEMGMFSKEYKRPIPKYIKTLGIVTASTGAAIRDIQNISKRRNPYVQTILYPALVQGEGAAASIVNGIHALEELKVDVIIVGRGGGSIEDLWAFNEEIVARAIFECSIPIISAVGHETDTTIADYVADLRAPTPSAAAELAVYDWWELEQQILAIKMELNRSISDKLEQTEERIRQYERQLKLLTPQHRLNEKRQFIVDLEEKLQMYMQQKIQQKKHQMELYAGQLEGMSPVKKLSQGYSYVSDDAGKAVNDVNKVKKGDNIIVHMLNGKVTAEVTETEVFSWENRNRH is encoded by the coding sequence ATGACGAAGAATGTATATACGGTAGGTCAGGTAAATGCCTACATTAAAAACATGTTTGCTCAGGACTTCATGATGAACCGTATCTATGTGAAGGGAGAAGTGTCTAACTGTAAATATCATACCTCAGGGCATATTTATTTTACACTGAAGGATGAAACAGGAGCATTGACTGCGGTTATGTTTGCCGGAAGTCGCAAGGGGCTTACCTTCCCAATGAAGAACGGAGATAATGTTATTGTATTAGGTTCTATTTCCGTATATGAACGAGATGGAAAATATCAGCTTTATGCCAAAGAGATTATTTTGGATGGAGCGGGATTATTATATCAGAAGTTCGAAGAATTAAAAAAAGAATTAGAAGAAATGGGAATGTTTTCAAAGGAATACAAGCGTCCCATTCCGAAGTATATAAAAACCCTTGGGATTGTGACAGCATCTACCGGAGCAGCTATAAGAGATATTCAAAATATCAGTAAAAGACGGAATCCTTATGTGCAGACGATTCTATATCCGGCTCTGGTTCAAGGAGAAGGCGCTGCTGCAAGTATTGTAAATGGGATTCATGCTTTGGAAGAACTTAAGGTAGATGTGATTATCGTAGGAAGAGGTGGAGGTTCCATTGAGGACCTTTGGGCATTTAATGAAGAAATTGTGGCAAGAGCCATTTTTGAATGCAGTATTCCTATTATTTCTGCGGTGGGGCATGAAACAGATACGACTATTGCAGATTATGTAGCAGATTTGCGGGCACCTACACCGTCAGCAGCGGCAGAATTGGCAGTTTATGATTGGTGGGAACTGGAACAGCAGATATTAGCAATTAAGATGGAATTGAACCGCAGTATCAGTGATAAGTTGGAGCAAACGGAAGAACGCATCAGACAGTATGAAAGACAGTTGAAGCTTTTGACACCACAGCATCGTTTAAATGAAAAACGTCAGTTTATAGTAGACTTAGAGGAAAAACTGCAGATGTATATGCAACAGAAAATTCAGCAAAAAAAACATCAGATGGAGTTGTATGCAGGGCAGTTAGAAGGAATGTCTCCGGTGAAAAAATTAAGCCAAGGATATTCTTATGTATCAGATGATGCCGGGAAAGCAGTCAATGATGTAAACAAGGTAAAAAAAGGCGATAATATTATTGTTCATATGCTAAATGGTAAGGTGACGGCAGAAGTAACAGAAACGGAGGTTTTCTCATGGGAGAACAGGAACAGACATTAG
- a CDS encoding polyprenyl synthetase family protein: MDMKKEIAARTEQAEQIIRQYLPTEEGFQKTVIEAMNYSVLAGGKRLRPVLMMETYRMFGGRSKVIEPFMAAMEMIHTYSLVHDDLPAMDNDEFRRGKKTTHAQYGEAMGILAGDGLLNYAFETATKAFEIEPGNGNIGRAFQILSQKAGIHGMLGGQCVDIESEGKEVTEELLQYIYKLKTAALLESSMMIGAILAGATKSEQRIVEQAAGELGLAFQIQDDILDVTSSTEVLGKPVGSDEKNHKTTYVTLKGIEEAYKEVEERSRHSVELLNTLVVKNEFLTNLMMELVNRKK, translated from the coding sequence ATGGATATGAAGAAAGAAATTGCAGCCCGTACCGAGCAGGCAGAACAGATTATAAGACAATATCTTCCGACGGAAGAGGGATTTCAGAAAACGGTAATAGAAGCTATGAATTACAGTGTATTAGCAGGAGGAAAGAGACTTCGTCCTGTGCTTATGATGGAAACCTATCGAATGTTTGGAGGACGTTCTAAGGTGATTGAACCTTTTATGGCAGCAATGGAAATGATTCATACATATTCTTTGGTGCATGATGACCTTCCGGCAATGGATAATGATGAATTTCGAAGAGGAAAAAAGACCACCCATGCCCAATATGGAGAAGCAATGGGAATTCTTGCAGGGGATGGACTTTTGAATTATGCTTTTGAAACAGCAACGAAAGCATTTGAGATTGAGCCGGGAAATGGAAATATCGGACGAGCATTTCAGATACTGTCACAGAAGGCAGGAATTCATGGTATGCTGGGTGGACAGTGTGTAGATATAGAGTCTGAGGGAAAAGAAGTAACAGAAGAGCTGTTACAGTATATTTATAAATTGAAGACAGCGGCATTATTGGAAAGTTCCATGATGATTGGAGCGATTTTGGCAGGAGCAACCAAAAGTGAACAGAGAATTGTGGAGCAGGCAGCAGGAGAACTGGGGCTGGCATTTCAGATTCAGGATGATATTCTGGATGTTACCAGTAGCACTGAGGTGTTGGGAAAACCAGTGGGAAGTGACGAGAAGAATCACAAGACCACCTATGTAACTCTGAAAGGAATTGAGGAAGCATACAAAGAGGTGGAAGAACGTTCCAGACATAGCGTAGAATTGCTGAATACCTTAGTTGTAAAAAATGAATTCTTAACAAACTTGATGATGGAATTGGTGAATAGAAAGAAATAA
- the nusB gene encoding transcription antitermination factor NusB, with product MSRREIREQIFKLLFRAEFYEKNDMSEQLALFFEELDQREEKDTDYIQKKYNDIMERLTEIDAMINEVAEGWKTSRMGKVDLTLIRLATYELKFEEDIPTGVAINEAVELAKAYGTDDSASFVNGILAKLA from the coding sequence ATGAGTCGAAGAGAGATTAGAGAACAGATATTCAAATTATTGTTTCGTGCAGAATTTTATGAAAAAAATGATATGTCGGAACAGCTGGCATTATTTTTTGAAGAATTAGATCAGCGTGAAGAAAAGGATACAGACTATATTCAGAAAAAATATAACGATATTATGGAGCGTTTGACAGAAATTGATGCTATGATAAACGAAGTGGCAGAGGGCTGGAAAACAAGTCGTATGGGGAAAGTAGATTTGACCTTGATTCGCCTTGCAACCTATGAATTAAAATTTGAAGAAGATATTCCTACAGGAGTGGCAATCAATGAAGCGGTAGAACTTGCAAAGGCGTATGGGACAGATGATTCCGCTTCCTTTGTGAATGGAATTCTTGCAAAATTGGCATGA